CCATCTATCGCGACTGGACGAACTGCGACGTTATGCCGAGGAGTACGCAAACGCGCAGATGGCAGCGACCAGCCCGGCGCAGCTGCTGAACCGTCGCGCTTTCCTGGACCGCCTGGACAGTGCGGTCGAGCAGCAGCAAGCCACGGTCAACGGCAACCGCGAAAAAGTGGAAGCCGAGCGTGCCCGCCTGATCCTGGCCAGCCGGGACAAGGCCGTGCTGGAACAGCTCGCCGCCAGCTACCGCGCGCAGGAAAAAGTGGTGACCGATCGCCGCGACCAGCGCGAGATGGACGACATCGGTGCGCGCCGCGCGCGCCTTGTACAGGCCGAAGACCAGGATGGCACCGAGCAGGGAGGCCGCTCGTGATGCCCTCCCCGCTCGCCAGCAGCGCCAACGCGCAGACACAGAATTCCGGCGGCGCTGCAGCGCGCGCACCGCGCAGCGAGGGCGGCAAGGAATTCGGCCAGCTGCTGCAGGGTGGCGCGCCCTCTGCAGCCGCCCCTGCCAGCAGCGCCACCACGCCGACGCCATCCACGCCGAGCCAGCCATCGACCCCCGACAGCAATGGCCAGGCTCCCGGCGAACGCAACGCAGAAGGCGAAGCGGCAAGCGCTGAAACGTCGCCGCTGCCGCCCGTTGCCGCCACCCCGGCTGGACCCGGCACCGACAAGGACACGCCCGCCGCGACCGAGGATGCCCCGTGGCCACCGCTCGGCCTGGCCGGCCTGGTGCTGGCGATGCCGACGCCCGTGGATCCGGCCGCCGCTCTGCCGACCACCGCTGCACCGTCGCTGTCCAGCGACGGTAGCGCGCTGCCCGCTGCCCCCGCCGCGAACCCGGCGCTGCCCGCAACCGCCCCAGCAGCGGCTACCGCAGCCGCAGCGACGGCCGACGGCAAACCTGCGGCGACCAGCGCTGGGGATGCCAGCGCGCTGCCACTGCCGGAGATGATCCCGCCCGGCAAGCGCAGCGAGCGCGGCGAAGGCAGTGACGTGGCTGCCTTCGGCGACCGCAACAGTGCACCACTGCTGCACGCACCGGCAGCGGCCGCCGTGCAGGACCTGAAAGCGGCGCTCGCCACCGGCAACGCGATCTTCAATGGCGAACCCACGCCCAAGCCCGTGCTGGGTGACGACGGCTTCGACCAGGCCATCGGCGCGCGCCTGGGCTGGCTGGCCGACCAGAAGATCGGTCACGCCCACATCCGCCTGAGTCCGGACGACATGGGCCCGGTGGATGTTCGCCTGCAGTTGAACGGCGACAAGGTGCATGCCAGCTTCAGCAGCCCGCACGTGGACGTGCGGCAGGCGCTGGAAAGCAGCCTGCCGCGCCTGCGCGAGCTGCTGGGCGAACAGGGCTTCCAACTGGCCCACGCCGATGTCGGCCACCAGGCGCCTGGAGGTGACGGCAGTGCGTCGGGGCAATCCGGCGCCGGCGGCATGGCCGGTGACGGAGAACCGTCGCCGGGTGACACCAGCGTGTCGTCCGCGCAGTTGATCCGCCAGCGCGGATTGCTGGACGCCTACGCCTGACAGACGTGCCAACCAAGGTTGGCACCTACCAGAGTGGGGCGGTCGGCGCCCACCAGGGCACAGGGGCACCGGGGCAATGGAGCCGGCCAGGATCGGCACTTCGCCGTATCGCGTTGGTGGCTGCGGAGCTTGCTCCGCACGGCCGCACCGGCACCCCGACGGAATTCCGTCGCACCCCACTGCCCCATCTTCGGCACACCCCTTGCATATCCCGGTGAAGCAACCCTCAGGAGCTTCACCCCGTGGCCGCAGCCGCTGACAAAACCAAGAAGACCGCCGAGAAGGACAAGGCCGCCAAGCCGCGCAGTCCGATCCTGATCACCGCATTGGTGGCCGTGCTGGCCGCCGCCGCCGCTGGTGGCGGCGTCTGGTTCTTCACCCAGTCCAAGCCGGAAGAGAAGACCGCGCAGGCCCCGAAGAAGTCGGCCACCCCGGCGCCGGCGCAGTACTTCGCGCTCGACCCGGCCTTCGTGGTCAACCTCAACGGCCCCATCGACGGCCCGCGCTACCTGCAGCTGGAAGTGCAGCTGATGACGCGTGACCCGGCCGCGCTGGAGGCGATCAAGACCCACGCGCCGGCCATCCGTGCACGCCTGCTGATGCTGTTCTCGCAGGTCAGCCCCGACCAGATCGCCGATGTCGCCGGCAAGCAGAAGCTGCAGGCTGCGTCGCTGGCCGAAGTGCAGAAAGTGCTCAAGGCCGAGACCGGCAGCAATGGTGCCGACGACCTGCTGTTCACCAGTTTCGTGACCCAGTAAGGGCCCACCAATGAATGATCTGTTGTCCCAGGACGAGATCGATGCCCTGCTCCACGGCGTGGACAGTGGCGCGGTCGAGACCGATCCGGAACCGCCGTCAGGCGAAGCGCGCTCATACGACTTCGCCAGCCAGGACCGCATCATCCGCGGTCGCATGCCAACCCTGGAAATGGTCCACGAGCGTTTCGCACGCCTGTGGCGGATCGGCCTGTTCAACCTGATCCGCCGCTCGGCCGAGCTGTCGGTGCGCGGCATCGAGCTGATCAAGTTCAACGACTACATGCACTCGCTGTATGTGCCGACCAACCTGAACCTGATCCGTTTCAAGCCGCTGCGTGGCACCGGCCTGATCGTGTTCGAACCGACCCTGGTGTTCGCCATCGTCGACAACTTCTTCGGTGGCGACGGGCGCTACCCGACCCGCATCGAAGGCCGCGAGTTCACCGCCACCGAAATGCGGGTGATCCACCTGCTGCTGAAGCAGACCTTCGCCGACCTGCGCGAGGCCTGGGCACCGGTGATGGATGTCGATTTCGAGTACATCAACTCGGAGATCAACCCGCACTTCGCCAACATCGTGACGCCGCGCGAGTACGTGGTGGTGTGCCGCCTGCACGTCGAGCTCGATGGCGGTGGCGGCGACATCCACGTGACCCTGCCCTACTCGATGCTGGAGCCGATCCGCGAGCTGCTCGACGCCGGCATCCAGAGCGACCGCAACGATCGCGACGAGAGCTGGGGGCAGACCCTGCGCGAACAGCTCAACATCGCCGAGGTGACCCTGTCCAGCGTGCTGGCCAGCAAGCGCATGACGCTGCGTGACCTGACCCAGCTGAAGGTCGGCGACATCCTGCCGATCGAGCTCAGCCCGCAGGTGCCGTTGTGCGTGGAGAACATCCCGGTGTTCACCGGCGAGTTCGGCATCGCCAACGGCATGAACGCCGTGAAGATCACCGCTACCCATCCGCCGGGCACCCGCCCGCGCGTACCCGTCATCCAGGAAGACCCGCAATGAACGATATCGACGCCCTCGAACCCACCCCGGCCCAGTTCAGCAGCCTGCAGGCCGACGAGGCGAACGGCCCGGACCTGAACCTGGACGTGATCCTGGACGTGCCGGTGACGCTGTCGCTGGAAGTCGGTCGCGCGCGCCTACCGATCCGCAACCTGCTGCAGCTCAACCAGGGCTCGGTGGTGGAGCTGGAACGCGGCGCCGGCGAATCGCTGGATGTGTTCGTCAACGGCACCCTGATCGCCCACGGCGAAGTGGTGGTGATCAATGACCGCTTCGGCGTGCGCCTGACCGACGTGGTCAGCCCGAGCGAGCGGATCCGGAGACTGCGTTGAGCCTGCTGGCCTCCACCCTGCTGGCGGTCGGCAAGGCCGCCGCCCCGGTTGGCCCGCAGGTCGGCCAGCACGCGGCCGCCGCACCCAGCCTGTTCGGTGCGGTGCTGGCGCTGCTGGCGGTGCTGGCCCTGGTCATCGGCCTGGGCTGGCTGCTCAAGCGCATGCCTGGCAGCGGCTTCCGCCCTGCCGAAGGCATGAAGCTGGTGGCCAGCCTCAGCGTCGGCGCCAAGGAACGCGTGGTGGTGGTCGAGGTCAACGGCCAGCAGCTGCTGCTGGGCGTCACCGCCGGCGGCATCAATACCCTGCATACCCTGCCCGAACCGTTGCCGCCACCGGCGCCGGTACGCGTGCCGGACTTCAAGAACCTGCCGAATTTCGCCCAGCTGCTGCAGCAGCGGCTGCGCAAGGACCCCTGACATGCGTGTCACCCGTACCCGTCTTGCCACCCTGATGCCGTGGCTGCTGTTGCTTGCCCTGTGCCTGTTGCCGGCACTGGCGTTCGCCGCGCCCGGCGCACCGACCACGCCGCTGCCGGACATCAACGTCGGCAAGATCGGCGGTGCGCCGGTCAGCCTGCCGCTGCAGACCCTGCTGCTGATGACGGCGATCACCCTG
This genomic window from Stenotrophomonas maltophilia contains:
- a CDS encoding flagellar basal body-associated FliL family protein, translating into MAAAADKTKKTAEKDKAAKPRSPILITALVAVLAAAAAGGGVWFFTQSKPEEKTAQAPKKSATPAPAQYFALDPAFVVNLNGPIDGPRYLQLEVQLMTRDPAALEAIKTHAPAIRARLLMLFSQVSPDQIADVAGKQKLQAASLAEVQKVLKAETGSNGADDLLFTSFVTQ
- the fliM gene encoding flagellar motor switch protein FliM, coding for MNDLLSQDEIDALLHGVDSGAVETDPEPPSGEARSYDFASQDRIIRGRMPTLEMVHERFARLWRIGLFNLIRRSAELSVRGIELIKFNDYMHSLYVPTNLNLIRFKPLRGTGLIVFEPTLVFAIVDNFFGGDGRYPTRIEGREFTATEMRVIHLLLKQTFADLREAWAPVMDVDFEYINSEINPHFANIVTPREYVVVCRLHVELDGGGGDIHVTLPYSMLEPIRELLDAGIQSDRNDRDESWGQTLREQLNIAEVTLSSVLASKRMTLRDLTQLKVGDILPIELSPQVPLCVENIPVFTGEFGIANGMNAVKITATHPPGTRPRVPVIQEDPQ
- the fliJ gene encoding flagellar export protein FliJ, whose product is MNQSKRIDPLLKRAQEHEDAVARDLAERQRVLDTHLSRLDELRRYAEEYANAQMAATSPAQLLNRRAFLDRLDSAVEQQQATVNGNREKVEAERARLILASRDKAVLEQLAASYRAQEKVVTDRRDQREMDDIGARRARLVQAEDQDGTEQGGRS
- the fliN gene encoding flagellar motor switch protein FliN, with amino-acid sequence MNDIDALEPTPAQFSSLQADEANGPDLNLDVILDVPVTLSLEVGRARLPIRNLLQLNQGSVVELERGAGESLDVFVNGTLIAHGEVVVINDRFGVRLTDVVSPSERIRRLR
- the fliO gene encoding flagellar biosynthetic protein FliO, whose translation is MLAVGKAAAPVGPQVGQHAAAAPSLFGAVLALLAVLALVIGLGWLLKRMPGSGFRPAEGMKLVASLSVGAKERVVVVEVNGQQLLLGVTAGGINTLHTLPEPLPPPAPVRVPDFKNLPNFAQLLQQRLRKDP
- a CDS encoding flagellar hook-length control protein FliK, whose translation is MPSPLASSANAQTQNSGGAAARAPRSEGGKEFGQLLQGGAPSAAAPASSATTPTPSTPSQPSTPDSNGQAPGERNAEGEAASAETSPLPPVAATPAGPGTDKDTPAATEDAPWPPLGLAGLVLAMPTPVDPAAALPTTAAPSLSSDGSALPAAPAANPALPATAPAAATAAAATADGKPAATSAGDASALPLPEMIPPGKRSERGEGSDVAAFGDRNSAPLLHAPAAAAVQDLKAALATGNAIFNGEPTPKPVLGDDGFDQAIGARLGWLADQKIGHAHIRLSPDDMGPVDVRLQLNGDKVHASFSSPHVDVRQALESSLPRLRELLGEQGFQLAHADVGHQAPGGDGSASGQSGAGGMAGDGEPSPGDTSVSSAQLIRQRGLLDAYA